The Gloeobacter morelensis MG652769 genome contains the following window.
CACGCGCACCACCCCTTCGACCCGGCCGCGGCTCGCGGCGATTCCTTTGAGGCGTCCGGTGGCAGCGGTGGTCTCGGGTTCGGCCGTCTGCTCGGGGATCTGCATACCGTAGACCACCCGGGGCACCCGGCGGTGGCGCTGACGCTCGTAATCGGCCCGTCGAGCGCTCACCAGGGTTTGCGGCTCGTCCGCAAATGTGCCCCGCACCAGGGCCAGGATTTCCTCCTGGGTCAAAAAGAAGATGTCGCCATCAAATTCGAGCAGCCCGCTTGCTCGCCACTGCCGCTCCAGGGCTAAAAATGTCCAGCGCAGATGAGCAAGCAGCCGATCGTAAATTTCTGAGACGCGCGCCCGGGTGCGGGCGCGCGGGCGGCACAGGGCGCTGCGCGCATAGTCCCAGGGCAGGCGGGGCCTGGAGCGTTCGACCGACTTTCGAGGAATCTGGACCATGGCGAAGAACAGATCGCGGAGCGTCTCGGGATGCTCGCTCCAGGTGGGCACGGCAATATCGGTGCCCACCTCGCTCAGATAACCGAAGCGTTCGATAAATGCGTCGAGTTGGGCGGGGAGCGTGGTGGCCTTCAGGACTGTTTCCACCTGGATGCGATCACCGCCATCGGCCAGGGGACCGAGGTGGGATCTGGCTTGCGTGGCCAGATCCCCCAGCTCTCTGACGGCGCGCACTTCGGCGGTCGCCTCCGCCCCCAGCCAGTCCTCGTTCACCCCCAGGACGGCGCGCCGCAGCGACAGTCCCAGAGGTGCCAGGATGTTGAAGTAAGTGACCAGTCTGAGGCCCACCTGGATGCGCTCGGCCCGGCCGACCAGTTGTTTGGCACTCAGGCGATCGACGTTTTCGTCCGCCAGGGTCGCCATGAGCGGCCCGAGCAGATCTGTGTCGGTGCGGCGAAAGTCGCCCTCCAGGCTCAGATCCCGGCCCAGTAGGCGCAATAGCCCTGGCAGGTTGGCAAGGATGCTCCCCAGGGGCGGGCGGGAGAAGCGGCTGCCGCGGTAGAGAAAATCGAGACTCTCCGGGGGCAGGCCCATGCGCAGAAAAATCTCTCCCAATAGCGTCGCATTGAAGTAAGCCCAACCGTCCAACAGCGTCGCCGTCGCATTGAAGTCGATGCCCGCTGCCCGTTTGCCCAGCACAATCGTGAAAATCTCGCCCCAGACGCCGCAGGTGAGGGGTCGGTTGATCGACCAGGTGAGCGGGCGAATGGTGCCGGGGATTACCTCAGCTGCGATTGTGCGGGTCCAGACCGGCTGCAAAGCGGTGATCGGCCGCGCCTGCAACAGCCACAAACGCTCGCCGTCCCAGGTCCACTCGATATCCTGGGGGATACCCTCAAAGCGTTCCTCGACCTTCACAGCCAGCACCTGGAGCGCTGCGAGGATGGGCTCGGGAATAGCGCTCGATTCGACTGCACCGCTCGCCCGGTCGATGGTGGCCCGCTCGGGGGTGTACTGCCCGCCCACCACCGCCGCCGCTCCGCCGGGAAGTGCCTCGACGACGAGGGCTTCGCCACCGTCTACCGGATCGCGGGTGAAGACCACTCCTGACCAGACTCCCCGGATCTGCGGCTGCACCAGCACCGCCATGCGACCGTCGGCAAGCTTGCGGT
Protein-coding sequences here:
- a CDS encoding glycerol-3-phosphate acyltransferase, which gives rise to MLPSVLVLIAAFILGGVPLSGWLFRLATGKDLRDLGTGNVSVAAAFLHGGRVVGIGAALLEASRGIGAVFAAQTFSSAPEWPLLALSALVAGRFWIGRAAGATNAWWGLVVFAPGVTYLVTLVGLVPWAIYRGRTGRRRAELATLVALPLAFYFQSGQILTTGAAALLSLWLGYALLRVPDDMELPRQSGKLPSLDRDLDPGAVGPKAANLSKLKKAGLPVPGGWVLLPENTPEQLLAIAAPSPEAPWIVRSSATGEDTAANSAAGQYLSVADVTDPAGFIEATARVRASYDTPAATAYRRDRKLADGRMAVLVQPQIRGVWSGVVFTRDPVDGGEALVVEALPGGAAAVVGGQYTPERATIDRASGAVESSAIPEPILAALQVLAVKVEERFEGIPQDIEWTWDGERLWLLQARPITALQPVWTRTIAAEVIPGTIRPLTWSINRPLTCGVWGEIFTIVLGKRAAGIDFNATATLLDGWAYFNATLLGEIFLRMGLPPESLDFLYRGSRFSRPPLGSILANLPGLLRLLGRDLSLEGDFRRTDTDLLGPLMATLADENVDRLSAKQLVGRAERIQVGLRLVTYFNILAPLGLSLRRAVLGVNEDWLGAEATAEVRAVRELGDLATQARSHLGPLADGGDRIQVETVLKATTLPAQLDAFIERFGYLSEVGTDIAVPTWSEHPETLRDLFFAMVQIPRKSVERSRPRLPWDYARSALCRPRARTRARVSEIYDRLLAHLRWTFLALERQWRASGLLEFDGDIFFLTQEEILALVRGTFADEPQTLVSARRADYERQRHRRVPRVVYGMQIPEQTAEPETTAATGRLKGIAASRGRVEGVVRVLKSVSATVRLDADTVLVVPYTDAGWAPVLAQAKAIVCEAGGRLSHGAIVAREYGLPAVMNVIGATALLADGQRVRVDGGAGTIEILHADPQVGEKPTA